A genomic window from Lycium barbarum isolate Lr01 chromosome 4, ASM1917538v2, whole genome shotgun sequence includes:
- the LOC132635029 gene encoding ACT domain-containing protein ACR8-like encodes MAWHSYLDEYEKLVFRMTTPRVMIDNAGCSNSTRVMVDSARKHGILLEAVQVLTDLNLSIKKAYISSDGRWFMDVFHVTDLDGNKLTDERVISYIEQSLGTIHYASTQCFDGLTALELTGTDRIGLLSEVFAVLSELQCNIVEAKVWTHNGRIASLIYVKERDSGSPIEDSEKIDTIEARLRNVLKGDNDIRSAKTSVSMAVTHTERRLHQMMFTDRDYERKPIIRTNDNPIVSVLNCLEKGYSVINIHCKDRPKLLFDIVCTMTDMQYVVFHATLNTAADRAYLEFFIRHTDGSPISSEAEKQRVILCLQAAIERRASEGVRLELCTGDKQGLLADVTRTFRENGLNVTRAEISTTSENTALNVFYVTDAIGNPADSKIIAAVRQKIGLSDLKVKELPLIYHQKAEERDEPTGGVGGAMLLSLGSIVRKNLYNLGLIKSFS; translated from the exons ATGGCGTGGCATTCATATTTGGATGAATATGAAAAGCTTGTTTTTCGAATGACTACTCCAAG ggTCATGATCGACAATGCTGGTTGTTCAAATTCCACTCGCGTTATG GTTGATAGTGCGAGAAAACATGGAATTCTTTTGGAAGCAGTTCAAGTTCTAACAGATCTGAACCTTTCAATCAAAAAAGCTTACATCTCATCGGACGGTCGGTGGTTTATGGACG TGTTTCACGTTACTGATTTGGATGGAAACAAATTAACTGACGAGAGAGTCATCAGTTACATTGAACAG TCATTAGGGACAATTCATTATGCAAGTACACAGTGCTTTGATGGGTTAACAGCACTAGAATTAACTGGGACGGATCGAATCGGCCTATTATCGGAGGTTTTTGCAGTACTCTCGGAATTACAGTGCAATATAGTTGAAGCTAAAGTGTGGACCCACAATGGTCGAATTGCGTCCCTAATTTATGTTAAGGAACGGGATTCAGGGTCTCCGATTGAGGACTCTGAGAAGATTGACACGATTGAAGCCCGTTTAAGGAACGTGCTTAAGGGTGATAATGATATTCGTAGTGCAAAAACATCGGTGTCTATGGCTGTGACACACACAGAAAGAAGACTTCACCAGATGATGTTTACTGATCGCGATTATGAAAGGAAGCCGATTATTAGGACTAACGATAACCCTATTGTATCGGTATTGAATTGCTTGGAGAAGGGTTATTCTGTGATAAACATTCACTGCAAGGATCGACCTAAGCTTCTGTTTGACATCGTTTGCACCATGACGGACATGCAATATGTTGTGTTCCATGCCACACTTAATACAGCAGCGGACAGAGCATACTTG GAATTCTTCATTAGGCATACGGATGGAAGCCCGATTAGTTCGGAAGCAGAAAAACAGCGAGTGATTCTATGTCTACAAGCTGCAATAGAACGACGAGCTTCTGAG GGAGTGAGGCTGGAGTTATGCACAGGAGACAAGCAAGGACTATTAGCTGATGTAACGCGAACTTTTCGTGAAAATGGTCTAAATGTGACAAGGGCTGAGATATCTACAACAAGTGAAAATACAGCTCTGAATGTGTTCTATGTAACAGATGCTATTGGAAATCCAGCTGATTCAAAGATTATTGCGGCTGTTAGGCAGAAAATTGGATTGAGTGACTTGAAAGTGAAGGAATTGCCATTAATCTATCATCAAAAGGCAGAAGAAAGGGATGAGCCCACAGGTGGTGTAGGTGGGGCAATGTTACTCTCACTTGGTAGCATTGTAAGGAAGAATCTCTACAATTTGGGGTTGATCAAGTCATTTTCTTGA